From one Streptomyces sp. CA-210063 genomic stretch:
- a CDS encoding alpha/beta fold hydrolase has translation MTHSQFSSPAPLVVGSGPAVVLAHGAGSDVRDSYGPVLDELARRHTVIGPDYPGSGDTPLSDAPLSLDALADHVVAAGVRAGASTFAVSGFSMGTTVAVRAAVRHPDRVTALVLSSGFARPNARLRLVIDVWRALGRTDDSRTLAAYLSLVVGGASWLDERTPEELEEQLTLFAAGLPPGTDQQLALFDTLDVTADLPAIKVPTLVVSPLEDVLTTPAHSRELADGIPGAELATLDCGHAIAAERPARWAALITAFLARTAGTVSGDAAATAVFPPGR, from the coding sequence ATGACGCACTCTCAGTTCAGTTCGCCCGCCCCCCTCGTCGTGGGCTCGGGACCGGCCGTGGTCCTGGCGCACGGCGCCGGCAGCGACGTACGGGACAGCTACGGCCCCGTCCTGGACGAGCTGGCCCGGCGGCACACGGTCATCGGCCCGGACTACCCGGGCTCCGGCGACACCCCGCTGTCGGACGCCCCCCTGTCCCTGGACGCCCTCGCCGACCACGTGGTGGCGGCCGGGGTCCGGGCGGGCGCGTCGACCTTCGCCGTGTCGGGCTTCTCCATGGGAACGACCGTCGCCGTACGGGCGGCGGTACGGCACCCGGACCGGGTGACCGCCCTCGTCCTGTCGTCCGGGTTCGCCCGGCCCAACGCCCGGCTGCGGCTGGTCATCGACGTCTGGCGGGCGCTCGGCCGCACGGACGACAGCCGCACGCTGGCGGCCTACCTGTCCCTGGTGGTCGGGGGCGCGAGCTGGCTGGACGAACGCACCCCGGAGGAGCTGGAGGAGCAGCTCACCCTCTTCGCGGCCGGTCTGCCACCCGGGACCGACCAGCAGCTGGCGCTCTTCGACACCCTCGACGTGACAGCCGACCTGCCCGCGATCAAGGTGCCCACCCTGGTCGTCTCGCCGCTGGAAGACGTGCTCACCACCCCGGCACACTCCCGTGAGCTGGCCGACGGCATCCCCGGCGCCGAACTGGCCACCCTGGACTGCGGCCACGCCATCGCCGCCGAGCGACCGGCCCGGTGGGCCGCGCTGATCACGGCCTTCCTGGCCCGTACCGCCGGCACCGTGTCAGGTGACGCGGCCGCGACGGCGGTGTTCCCGCCCGGCCGCTGA
- a CDS encoding NAD(P)/FAD-dependent oxidoreductase, which yields MNALVLPSSWPAHAPAPERRTAWLRDAFATQPDDGKSPALRGDVRCDICIVGGGYTGLWTALEILRRAPGTDIVLIDADVCGGGASGANAGYLMPMWARFSSLVALSDHEEARRLGEASERAVDEILDFVDEHGIDAEYRRGPWLWAASSKAQRGAWHTTLEDLARAGVEPLRELSPDQARRAVGTPSHFGAVADPHCATLQPAKLVRGMRRVALDQGVRIHEHTPLTGLRRENGATVAVAPRATIRADRVVLAINAWAGQLEELADRMVTVASDTVLTVPVPDRLAEIGWRDATSVCDARKRLNYYRTTADGRLVFGKGGVGLAPGNSGASTMWGGARRPGEVRRQFLRLFPDLRDVPVDMMWTAPVEYAVTSVPFAGWLRSVPGVCYATGYSGDGVGPSRLMARVLASLVLGTHDEWSRSAFARPPGGALPGEPVRYAGSHLALAALRAVERREDRGAFVPGPVTRLMSIDPSAFRR from the coding sequence ATGAACGCCCTGGTACTCCCGTCCTCCTGGCCCGCCCACGCGCCCGCCCCCGAACGGCGTACCGCCTGGCTGCGGGACGCCTTCGCGACTCAACCCGACGACGGAAAGTCCCCCGCGCTGCGGGGCGACGTCCGCTGTGACATCTGCATAGTCGGCGGCGGCTACACCGGCCTGTGGACCGCCCTGGAGATCCTGCGCCGGGCGCCCGGCACCGACATCGTGCTGATCGACGCCGATGTCTGCGGAGGCGGCGCCAGCGGCGCCAACGCCGGTTACCTGATGCCCATGTGGGCCCGGTTCAGCAGCCTGGTCGCCCTCAGCGACCATGAGGAGGCACGCCGCCTGGGGGAGGCGTCCGAGCGGGCCGTGGACGAGATCCTGGACTTCGTCGACGAACACGGCATCGACGCCGAGTACCGGCGCGGTCCCTGGCTGTGGGCGGCCTCGTCCAAGGCCCAGCGCGGTGCCTGGCACACGACCCTGGAGGACCTGGCCCGGGCCGGTGTCGAGCCGCTGCGAGAACTGAGCCCGGACCAGGCGCGCCGGGCGGTCGGCACCCCGTCCCACTTCGGGGCGGTGGCCGATCCCCACTGCGCCACGCTGCAGCCCGCCAAGCTGGTACGCGGCATGCGGCGCGTGGCGCTGGACCAAGGCGTACGGATTCACGAGCACACCCCGCTGACCGGGCTGCGCCGGGAGAACGGCGCCACTGTGGCGGTGGCACCCCGCGCCACGATTCGCGCCGACCGGGTCGTGTTGGCGATCAACGCCTGGGCGGGCCAGTTGGAGGAGCTGGCCGACCGGATGGTCACGGTGGCCAGCGACACGGTCCTGACGGTGCCGGTGCCGGACCGGCTCGCCGAGATCGGCTGGCGGGACGCGACCTCCGTGTGCGACGCCCGCAAGCGGCTGAACTACTACCGCACCACTGCGGACGGCCGACTGGTGTTCGGCAAGGGTGGCGTCGGGCTGGCCCCCGGCAACTCGGGCGCGAGCACCATGTGGGGCGGCGCCCGGCGCCCCGGCGAGGTGCGGCGCCAGTTCCTGCGGCTCTTCCCCGACCTGCGGGACGTACCGGTGGACATGATGTGGACGGCACCGGTGGAGTACGCGGTCACCTCGGTACCGTTCGCCGGTTGGCTGCGCTCCGTGCCGGGTGTCTGCTACGCCACCGGGTATTCGGGAGACGGGGTGGGCCCCTCCCGGCTGATGGCCAGAGTTCTGGCCTCGCTCGTGCTCGGCACCCACGACGAGTGGTCCCGGTCGGCCTTCGCCCGGCCCCCGGGCGGCGCCCTCCCCGGCGAGCCGGTGCGGTACGCCGGCTCCCACCTGGCCCTCGCGGCACTGCGGGCGGTGGAGAGGCGGGAGGACCGGGGAGCGTTCGTACCGGGGCCGGTCACACGGCTGATGTCCATCGACCCGTCCGCCTTCCGCCGCTGA
- a CDS encoding helix-turn-helix transcriptional regulator, which produces MLSTLAPPLDPPLRGRERELARFAAVLEATRLGGSALVLVEAPPGYGKTRFLRVCMDLAERLGYAVAGPADAHAPVPRIPGARQAGPLPGRRRVPAAPRTPGEPVLVVLDEFQDLDVGTGPMPGPFAGWGVQHDRVVWLAAHRTDTGQDRRGALLSDPRRRYERLALGPLGPAAALELAADVLGVPPGPAVARLVGRAGGHPRMLTELLVGMREEGTIRTDGVEAELTGDRLPDRVRARVRTTLAQFSRECRQFLSVAAVLGTEVEYTELAAMLGRPLSALLPVMEEACATGAVRHAADRLAFHSDLMRQAVHDAVPNALKRVLHQEVALLRAAGGVRRCPHDSAGGGDTPWPGAVAGRGPVPTGAHRSGGGSPLPATGCPAGPETRADSEGADGACGTPAAHPAQRAAPARGPRLSRQQRDVVHLVSEGLTNQQMASRLGLSPHTVNYHLRRLFKSYGVNSRIDLLRAVAEHHGPPAGAPLAPALLAPLTASIPSTTSTTSTTDPS; this is translated from the coding sequence ATGCTCTCGACACTCGCCCCTCCTCTCGATCCTCCGCTGCGCGGCCGCGAGCGTGAACTCGCCCGGTTCGCCGCCGTCCTCGAAGCGACCCGCCTCGGCGGTTCGGCCCTGGTCCTCGTGGAGGCGCCGCCGGGCTACGGCAAAACCCGGTTCCTGCGCGTGTGCATGGACCTGGCCGAGCGGCTGGGCTATGCCGTGGCCGGACCGGCCGACGCCCATGCCCCGGTCCCCCGCATCCCCGGGGCCCGGCAGGCCGGCCCGCTTCCGGGCCGCCGCCGGGTCCCCGCCGCCCCACGCACCCCTGGTGAGCCGGTGCTCGTCGTGCTGGACGAGTTCCAGGACCTGGACGTGGGTACCGGGCCCATGCCCGGCCCCTTCGCCGGGTGGGGCGTCCAGCACGACCGGGTCGTCTGGCTGGCGGCACACCGCACCGACACAGGTCAGGACCGGCGCGGCGCCCTGCTGTCGGACCCGCGTCGCCGCTACGAGCGTCTCGCCCTGGGCCCGCTCGGCCCCGCGGCCGCGCTGGAACTGGCGGCGGACGTCCTGGGCGTCCCGCCCGGTCCGGCGGTGGCCCGTTTGGTGGGGCGGGCCGGCGGGCACCCCCGGATGCTCACCGAACTGCTGGTCGGCATGCGGGAAGAGGGCACCATCCGCACCGACGGCGTCGAGGCCGAACTGACCGGCGACCGGCTGCCGGACCGGGTGCGCGCCCGGGTGCGCACGACGCTCGCCCAGTTCTCCCGGGAGTGCCGGCAGTTCCTGAGCGTGGCGGCCGTCCTGGGGACCGAGGTGGAGTACACCGAACTGGCGGCCATGCTGGGCCGTCCGCTCTCCGCGTTGCTGCCGGTCATGGAGGAGGCGTGCGCCACCGGCGCGGTGCGGCACGCGGCCGACCGTCTCGCCTTCCACAGCGACCTCATGCGCCAGGCGGTCCACGACGCGGTGCCGAACGCGCTCAAGCGGGTGCTGCACCAGGAGGTCGCCCTGCTGCGCGCGGCCGGCGGTGTCCGGCGGTGCCCGCACGACTCGGCGGGAGGCGGGGACACCCCTTGGCCCGGTGCGGTGGCCGGGCGCGGCCCCGTCCCCACCGGCGCCCACCGCTCGGGCGGCGGGTCGCCCCTGCCCGCCACCGGCTGCCCCGCGGGGCCGGAAACCCGAGCCGACTCGGAGGGAGCCGACGGTGCGTGCGGGACACCGGCGGCGCACCCGGCGCAGAGAGCCGCCCCTGCCCGCGGGCCCCGGCTCAGCAGGCAGCAGCGGGACGTGGTCCACCTCGTGTCCGAGGGCCTGACCAACCAGCAGATGGCCAGCCGGCTCGGGCTCTCTCCGCACACCGTCAACTACCACCTGCGGCGGCTCTTCAAGAGCTACGGGGTGAACTCCCGGATCGACCTGCTCAGGGCGGTCGCGGAACACCACGGTCCGCCGGCCGGCGCACCACTCGCCCCCGCCCTGCTGGCCCCCCTCACCGCCTCCATCCCGTCCACGACCTCCACGACCTCCACCACCGACCCCTCCTGA
- the paaN gene encoding phenylacetic acid degradation protein PaaN, which yields MVRELTHRHRPTLDRARETIRTRAHWSPYPENPGAYGPDAEARARAALAALRGQVFDLGQPGRDGLVGPAPADGGERSPYGPELAISYPHHDPGVLLPAMRRAMPQWRDAGVTARAAVCVEILARLNARAHELALAAEHTSGHNPVMAFHAGAVHAQDRGLEAVAWAVEEQTRLPGSFVWSKPMPGSGPFVLDKTFTLRPRGVSLSIGNSVFPAWNGYPGLFASLATGNPVLVKPHPSAVLPLALTVRTAREVLREAGFDPNLVCLAAERPGEGLARHLAVHPDVRIVDYAGTTAFGDWLRRNATQARVFTSTSAVNSLLIDSTDDYRGMLANLAFGLALYSGQLCTSPQNLLIPRDGIATDEGHRSFDQVVADLGTALRELLADDATAVSVLGALLSTEVLTRVDKAASGALGKVAVPPRAVVHPDHPEAVVRTPAVVTLDGTRPGDLATLSTEWLGPVYFAVAVDSAAAGIELLARTARERGALSAGAWTTSADVESALEDACAEAGVMLSFNLMGQWYITQSAVYSDLHGTGLNPAADAVYCDAAFVSGRFHTVGVRRHRATS from the coding sequence GTGGTACGGGAGCTGACGCACCGTCACCGGCCGACCCTCGACCGGGCCCGGGAGACCATTCGTACCCGGGCGCACTGGTCGCCCTATCCGGAGAACCCCGGCGCCTACGGCCCCGACGCGGAGGCCCGTGCCCGGGCCGCGCTCGCGGCCCTGCGCGGGCAGGTCTTCGACCTCGGCCAGCCAGGAAGGGACGGCCTCGTCGGACCCGCTCCCGCCGACGGCGGCGAGCGGTCCCCGTACGGGCCCGAACTGGCCATTTCCTACCCGCACCACGACCCCGGGGTCCTGCTGCCCGCCATGCGGCGCGCCATGCCGCAATGGCGGGATGCGGGGGTGACGGCCCGAGCGGCCGTGTGCGTGGAGATCCTGGCCCGCCTCAACGCCCGGGCACACGAGTTGGCCCTCGCCGCCGAACACACCAGCGGCCACAACCCGGTCATGGCCTTCCACGCCGGAGCCGTACACGCCCAGGACCGGGGGCTGGAGGCCGTCGCCTGGGCGGTGGAGGAGCAGACCCGGCTGCCCGGCTCCTTCGTGTGGAGCAAGCCCATGCCGGGCAGCGGGCCCTTCGTCCTGGACAAGACGTTCACGCTCCGGCCGCGCGGTGTGTCGTTATCGATCGGCAACAGCGTCTTCCCCGCCTGGAACGGCTACCCCGGCCTCTTCGCCTCACTGGCGACCGGTAACCCCGTCCTGGTCAAGCCGCACCCGAGCGCCGTACTGCCGCTCGCGCTGACGGTGCGGACGGCCAGGGAGGTGCTGCGCGAGGCGGGATTCGACCCGAATCTGGTGTGCCTGGCCGCCGAACGGCCCGGCGAGGGCCTGGCCCGCCACCTCGCCGTTCACCCCGATGTACGGATCGTGGACTACGCGGGCACCACCGCCTTCGGTGACTGGCTGCGCCGAAACGCCACCCAGGCACGGGTGTTCACCAGCACCTCGGCCGTCAACAGCCTGCTCATCGATTCCACCGACGACTACCGGGGCATGCTGGCCAACCTGGCCTTCGGGCTCGCCCTCTACAGCGGCCAGCTCTGCACCAGCCCGCAGAACCTGCTGATCCCCCGCGACGGCATCGCCACCGACGAGGGGCACAGGTCCTTCGACCAGGTGGTGGCGGACCTCGGCACCGCGCTGCGGGAGCTGCTCGCGGACGACGCCACCGCGGTCTCCGTCCTCGGCGCCCTCCTCTCGACCGAGGTGCTGACACGTGTCGACAAGGCCGCGTCGGGCGCGCTCGGCAAGGTGGCCGTGCCCCCGCGCGCGGTGGTCCACCCCGACCACCCGGAAGCGGTCGTGCGCACCCCTGCCGTCGTGACGCTGGACGGGACGCGCCCCGGCGACCTGGCCACCCTGTCCACCGAGTGGCTGGGCCCCGTGTACTTCGCGGTCGCTGTCGACTCGGCGGCCGCGGGCATCGAACTGCTGGCGCGTACCGCCCGGGAGCGGGGAGCCCTTTCGGCCGGCGCCTGGACCACCTCGGCGGACGTCGAGTCGGCCCTGGAGGACGCCTGCGCCGAGGCCGGCGTCATGCTGTCGTTCAATCTCATGGGCCAGTGGTACATCACCCAGTCCGCCGTCTACTCCGACCTGCACGGTACGGGCCTGAACCCAGCGGCCGACGCGGTGTACTGCGACGCCGCCTTCGTCTCCGGCCGGTTCCACACGGTGGGGGTCCGGCGTCACCGCGCCACGAGCTGA
- a CDS encoding MFS transporter, which translates to MVAVAAGTFTVVTSEMMPVGLLTPISGSLGVSEGTAGLTLTVTGLVGAFSAPLITAAVGRADRRLVLCSLMVLLAAANVLAAWSPNFAVMMVARVLVGIGMGGVWSLAGGLGVRLVPATSIGPATSMIFSGIAIASVVGVPAGAYIGELAGWREAFIAIGGLALLVAVAMAVLLPPLPAEEAVALGGVMRLFGNTRVATGLAVVALLVTGHFAAYTYVRPVLEEVSGVGASMIGTLLLVYGIAGITGNFAVGAWVNRSVRGTLLVISVALAASVLLVPLLGLSVAGAAILLVVWGLAYGGVSVSTQTWLALAAPKAREGVTSLFVGAFNGAIALGALVGGLAVDGFGTRSVLWLGGALALGALVVTALGRVPATAVAGSESAN; encoded by the coding sequence GTGGTGGCCGTGGCGGCCGGCACCTTCACCGTGGTCACGTCCGAAATGATGCCGGTGGGCCTGCTCACCCCCATCAGTGGTTCGCTGGGCGTGAGCGAGGGCACGGCCGGGCTGACGCTCACCGTCACGGGCCTGGTCGGCGCGTTCTCCGCACCGCTGATCACCGCGGCGGTGGGCCGGGCCGACCGGCGCCTGGTCCTCTGTTCCCTGATGGTGCTGCTGGCGGCGGCCAACGTACTGGCCGCCTGGTCACCGAACTTCGCGGTCATGATGGTGGCCCGCGTGCTGGTCGGCATCGGAATGGGCGGCGTCTGGTCGCTCGCCGGCGGTCTGGGGGTGCGGCTGGTCCCGGCCACGTCCATCGGGCCGGCCACCTCCATGATCTTCAGCGGTATCGCCATCGCCTCGGTGGTGGGCGTGCCGGCCGGTGCGTACATCGGTGAACTGGCGGGCTGGCGTGAGGCGTTCATCGCCATCGGCGGACTGGCGCTGCTCGTGGCCGTGGCCATGGCCGTGCTGCTGCCGCCGCTGCCCGCCGAGGAGGCGGTCGCGCTGGGCGGTGTGATGCGACTGTTCGGCAACACCCGGGTGGCCACCGGGCTCGCGGTGGTGGCCCTGCTGGTGACCGGCCACTTCGCCGCGTACACCTACGTACGGCCGGTCCTGGAGGAGGTCTCGGGCGTCGGGGCCTCGATGATCGGCACGTTGCTGCTGGTCTACGGAATCGCTGGTATCACGGGCAACTTCGCGGTCGGCGCCTGGGTGAACCGGTCGGTCCGCGGCACTCTGCTGGTGATCAGCGTCGCGCTGGCCGCCTCCGTGCTGCTGGTGCCGTTGCTCGGGTTGTCCGTGGCGGGTGCGGCGATCCTGCTGGTGGTGTGGGGCCTGGCCTACGGCGGTGTGTCGGTGAGCACCCAGACCTGGCTGGCCCTTGCCGCCCCGAAGGCCCGGGAGGGTGTGACCTCCCTGTTCGTGGGTGCGTTCAACGGGGCGATCGCCCTGGGCGCCTTGGTGGGCGGCCTCGCGGTGGACGGCTTCGGCACCCGGTCGGTGCTGTGGCTGGGCGGCGCGCTGGCGCTGGGCGCCCTCGTGGTGACCGCGCTCGGGCGGGTGCCGGCGACGGCCGTCGCCGGATCCGAGTCCGCGAACTGA
- a CDS encoding LysR family transcriptional regulator codes for MAVTGPGGTGEERAPASTVEIRELECFLILAEELHFGRTGERLYVSQGRVSQLIRSLEQRIGARLADRTSRRVRLTPLGEDFLDALRPAYAALRDTVENARAAALGVSGPLRIGFQGVMGYGFMEVVAKFEDRYPGCPTRITELPLSDPFGSLHRDEVDTAVVLLPVEEPTLVLGRVFSRQPQYLAVSHRHLFATRTALDAEDLATTPLVGVAAPAPDYWREVQAPTRTPSGTPVPQGPAVGTLQEGLSLVAANRGVMLLCHPTTEYHSRRDVAYIPVTGLPDSALGLVWRGDRENARVRAFADAVGDALV; via the coding sequence ATGGCGGTCACGGGACCGGGAGGCACCGGCGAGGAGCGGGCACCGGCGAGCACGGTGGAGATCCGTGAGCTGGAGTGCTTCCTGATCCTCGCGGAGGAACTGCACTTCGGGCGGACCGGCGAACGCCTGTATGTGTCCCAGGGCCGGGTCAGTCAGCTGATCCGCTCCCTGGAGCAGCGCATCGGCGCCCGTCTGGCGGACCGCACCAGTCGGCGGGTGCGGCTCACCCCGCTCGGCGAGGACTTCCTCGACGCCCTGCGCCCCGCCTACGCCGCACTGCGCGACACCGTCGAGAACGCCCGGGCGGCGGCTCTCGGGGTCAGCGGGCCGCTGCGGATCGGGTTCCAGGGGGTCATGGGGTACGGGTTCATGGAGGTGGTCGCGAAGTTCGAAGACCGGTACCCCGGCTGCCCCACCCGGATCACCGAACTGCCGCTCTCCGACCCCTTCGGGTCGCTGCACCGCGACGAGGTGGACACCGCGGTGGTGTTGTTGCCGGTCGAGGAGCCGACGCTCGTGCTCGGGCGGGTCTTCTCCCGCCAGCCGCAGTATCTGGCGGTCTCCCACAGGCACTTGTTCGCCACCCGGACCGCCCTGGACGCCGAGGACCTGGCCACGACACCGCTCGTCGGCGTGGCCGCCCCGGCGCCGGACTACTGGCGCGAGGTGCAGGCACCCACCCGCACCCCGTCCGGCACGCCGGTGCCGCAGGGACCGGCGGTCGGCACCCTCCAGGAAGGGCTCTCACTGGTGGCGGCCAATCGGGGCGTGATGCTGCTGTGCCACCCCACCACCGAGTACCACAGCCGCCGGGACGTGGCATACATCCCGGTGACCGGCCTCCCCGACTCCGCACTCGGCCTCGTCTGGCGCGGCGACCGCGAGAACGCCCGGGTCCGCGCCTTCGCCGACGCGGTGGGCGACGCTCTGGTCTAG